Proteins found in one Pectobacterium atrosepticum genomic segment:
- a CDS encoding HAMP domain-containing protein — MSLSNWRIGYRLGAGFSFLVLMLLIIGSVAISKLSDFHEKMDDIVSQNYPLTVKSNKLIDELNGYLNNQQLLLLLKSESEINKQLALNKERSGKISELMEYLNQSVNDDRSVAVLRDISDIRRDFLGSANKLSSLISAGNTDAAAEEYFNVTRVTQAKYTSKVNEFIDIQDDKMSSSAQEVGESYRNALMVLATIIIISALAGLVIASLITRSVTQPIREALGVAEKVAKGDLTSEIYTDRTDETGQLLSALNNMNGSLRQIVSQVRDGAETISSAASQIAAGNQDLSARTEEQASSLEETASSMEQLTSTIRNTADNTTQATDLAASASETVKKSGAMMETVTQEMRGIRDSSKRMAEIIGVIDGIAFQTNILALNAAVEAARAGEQGRGFAVVASEVRALAQRSATAAKEIKELIDDSFKKVQDGMGLVEETGVTMNSLVTNVQGVTGIISEIAQASREQSDGINQINLAVGQIDTTTQQNASLVEESAAAALSLQDQANSLARTVSVFNLGASYKSAALNRKTETPALAAPKNNRAEKTSAKGELADWTTF; from the coding sequence ATGAGTTTGTCCAACTGGCGTATAGGATATCGATTAGGAGCGGGGTTTTCTTTTCTGGTATTAATGCTTTTGATAATTGGCAGCGTTGCAATTTCAAAACTAAGTGATTTTCACGAGAAAATGGATGATATTGTTTCACAAAACTATCCATTAACTGTCAAAAGTAATAAGCTCATTGATGAGCTGAATGGTTATCTCAATAATCAACAACTTTTGCTATTACTTAAATCAGAAAGTGAAATCAATAAACAGTTGGCATTGAATAAGGAACGTTCAGGAAAGATATCTGAACTCATGGAGTATTTAAATCAGTCCGTAAATGACGATAGATCTGTTGCGGTACTGCGTGATATTAGTGACATCAGACGTGATTTCCTTGGGTCAGCGAATAAGCTCTCTTCACTGATCTCGGCAGGGAATACTGATGCAGCTGCCGAAGAATATTTCAATGTAACGCGTGTTACACAAGCAAAATACACCAGTAAAGTGAATGAGTTCATCGATATACAGGATGATAAGATGTCATCCTCAGCGCAAGAAGTTGGGGAAAGCTATAGAAATGCGCTGATGGTTCTTGCCACGATCATTATAATCAGTGCGCTGGCTGGATTGGTTATTGCTTCATTGATTACCCGCAGCGTAACCCAGCCGATACGGGAAGCGCTAGGTGTTGCTGAAAAAGTCGCAAAAGGCGATTTAACCTCTGAAATCTATACCGACCGTACAGATGAGACGGGCCAGCTGTTGTCCGCCTTAAATAATATGAACGGTAGCCTGAGACAGATTGTCAGCCAGGTGCGTGATGGTGCAGAGACGATCTCCAGTGCCGCATCGCAAATTGCTGCAGGGAATCAGGATTTATCTGCCAGAACAGAAGAGCAGGCCAGTTCGCTGGAAGAGACGGCGTCATCGATGGAACAATTGACGTCAACGATAAGAAATACCGCAGATAATACGACGCAGGCGACAGACCTTGCGGCCAGCGCTTCTGAAACGGTGAAGAAAAGCGGCGCGATGATGGAAACGGTAACGCAGGAAATGCGTGGCATCCGCGATTCGTCAAAGCGTATGGCGGAAATTATCGGCGTGATTGATGGCATTGCTTTCCAAACTAATATTCTGGCGCTGAATGCGGCCGTTGAGGCTGCGCGTGCTGGTGAACAGGGGAGAGGATTTGCTGTTGTCGCCAGCGAAGTGCGAGCGCTGGCTCAGCGAAGCGCGACGGCGGCAAAAGAAATCAAAGAACTTATCGATGACTCGTTCAAGAAAGTACAGGACGGCATGGGGCTGGTAGAAGAAACTGGTGTCACGATGAATTCTCTGGTGACGAACGTGCAGGGCGTAACAGGGATTATCAGCGAAATTGCGCAGGCCAGCCGTGAGCAAAGTGATGGAATCAACCAAATCAATCTGGCTGTTGGGCAGATTGATACCACAACCCAGCAAAATGCGTCGTTGGTTGAAGAATCTGCTGCCGCGGCTCTCTCTTTGCAGGATCAGGCAAATAGCCTCGCGCGTACGGTCAGCGTATTCAACCTTGGTGCATCTTATAAAAGTGCTGCGTTAAATAGAAAAACGGAAACGCCTGCGCTGGCTGCACCTAAAAATAACCGTGCAGAAAAAACGTCTGCTAAAGGCGAATTGGCGGACTGGACCACGTTCTAA
- a CDS encoding N-acetyltransferase encodes MLNIISVRNRPEYKDRAIHYFQRHWASDETLILYEDCISHCIDAENPLPDWYLMEKEGDIIGGAGLITNDFISRMDLYPWLCALYVEESHRGKGYAGQLIEYVVQQTHRAGFSQLHLCTELLDFYERYGFHLTGMGYHPWGESSRIYTRSL; translated from the coding sequence ATGCTGAATATTATTTCTGTCAGAAATCGCCCCGAATACAAAGACCGGGCGATCCACTATTTCCAACGCCACTGGGCGTCGGATGAAACATTGATTCTTTATGAAGATTGTATCAGCCACTGCATTGATGCTGAAAATCCATTGCCTGATTGGTATTTGATGGAAAAAGAGGGGGATATCATTGGTGGTGCAGGATTAATTACCAATGATTTCATCAGCCGTATGGATCTTTACCCGTGGCTGTGTGCGCTTTATGTTGAAGAGAGTCATCGTGGCAAGGGTTATGCGGGGCAGTTGATCGAATACGTTGTTCAGCAAACCCACCGCGCTGGTTTTTCTCAGCTGCACTTATGCACTGAACTGCTCGATTTTTATGAACGCTATGGGTTCCACTTAACTGGGATGGGTTATCACCCTTGGGGTGAGTCGTCACGCATTTATACCCGCTCGCTTTAA
- a CDS encoding universal stress protein, with protein MYTSILVPVDIEEDELTKHALTHAVRLAKMSGAAIHLFHSLPDASAFLSAYSFGIKEFENEAVVKANDKLKSLMKTIDLPVSRLSCSVSFGSARDEVLSLAEEINADLIVIGSRRPDVKTYLLGSNAAAIVRHAKMSVLVVR; from the coding sequence ATGTACACGAGCATTCTGGTGCCAGTAGATATAGAAGAAGATGAACTCACCAAACACGCGCTTACGCATGCAGTCAGGTTGGCCAAAATGTCGGGTGCTGCAATACACCTCTTTCATTCCCTTCCTGATGCATCGGCATTTTTATCTGCTTATTCTTTTGGTATCAAAGAGTTTGAGAATGAAGCAGTGGTGAAAGCGAATGACAAGCTTAAATCACTGATGAAAACAATCGATCTTCCTGTATCGCGTTTGTCATGCAGCGTCAGCTTCGGATCGGCAAGAGATGAGGTGCTATCGCTGGCGGAGGAGATTAATGCAGATTTGATCGTCATCGGTTCACGCCGACCGGATGTGAAAACCTATCTGCTTGGCTCAAATGCTGCTGCTATCGTTCGCCATGCGAAAATGTCAGTCCTCGTTGTCCGTTAG
- a CDS encoding PepSY domain-containing protein, which yields MSHPNQASATAASSTRPARKIAGEKHAMDKVSPRAAIVALFIRLHFYIGIFVSPFIFVAALTGTLYVLTPQIENRLYSHLLFTESQGTPHSLAEQIRAAQEGLSHSQDAKLLAIRPAPVTGETTRVMFALPELGPSESRAVFIDPVSLENRGSETVYGTSGILPFRTWLDYLHRGLLLGDIGRNYSELAASWLWVAALGGVVIWWSTRNMSSATKRQKLKNSQTTAAKTQRLRHWHATMGLSLLLGLLFFSVTGLTWSQWAGSNISVARTALGWQTPSVKTQLPTPMSHHDMMHGHDMAMTADEHAEHHASMPMEDTETYSPELFDEVLTVARHAGIDTNKIEIRPATKPHRAWTVSEIDRSWPTQVDAVSVNPDTLEIVDKTDFNAFPLAAKLTRWGVDAHMGVLFGLPNQLILAAFGLGLCAMIVWGYRMWWIRRPKSRHDANPVNTLTAALLRVPVFHRVLIALITLLLAVSLPVMGISLLIFLLIDVVRWYMSHPKQDIVKS from the coding sequence ATGTCACACCCTAACCAGGCATCAGCCACTGCTGCCTCCAGCACGCGCCCAGCCAGAAAAATCGCGGGCGAAAAACATGCAATGGATAAGGTATCGCCACGTGCAGCGATCGTCGCCCTGTTCATCCGGCTTCATTTCTACATCGGTATTTTTGTCAGCCCGTTTATTTTCGTTGCAGCTCTGACAGGAACGTTGTACGTCCTGACACCGCAAATTGAAAACCGACTGTATTCGCACCTGCTTTTCACTGAAAGCCAAGGTACGCCGCATTCACTGGCAGAACAAATTCGAGCGGCACAGGAGGGACTCTCACACTCTCAAGATGCCAAGCTGCTTGCGATACGCCCTGCTCCCGTCACCGGAGAAACCACTCGCGTCATGTTTGCCTTGCCGGAATTGGGGCCATCGGAAAGCCGTGCTGTCTTCATTGATCCCGTTTCGCTGGAAAATCGCGGCAGTGAGACTGTATACGGCACCAGCGGTATCCTGCCATTTCGTACCTGGCTTGATTACCTGCACCGAGGACTGCTGTTAGGCGATATCGGGCGTAATTACAGCGAACTGGCAGCGTCCTGGCTGTGGGTCGCAGCATTGGGCGGAGTTGTCATCTGGTGGTCAACCCGTAATATGTCGTCAGCAACCAAGCGGCAGAAATTGAAAAATAGCCAGACGACGGCAGCAAAAACGCAGCGCTTGCGTCACTGGCACGCCACGATGGGACTTAGCCTTCTACTTGGTTTGCTCTTTTTTTCCGTGACGGGGTTAACCTGGTCGCAATGGGCAGGAAGCAACATCTCTGTCGCACGCACCGCGCTAGGGTGGCAAACTCCATCGGTGAAAACCCAATTACCCACGCCGATGTCTCACCATGACATGATGCACGGGCATGATATGGCGATGACGGCGGATGAACACGCAGAACACCATGCGTCAATGCCGATGGAGGATACTGAAACCTATTCACCTGAGTTATTTGATGAGGTGCTAACTGTCGCGCGTCACGCTGGGATTGATACCAATAAAATCGAAATTCGCCCCGCGACCAAGCCACACCGCGCCTGGACCGTCAGTGAGATCGATCGTTCTTGGCCAACTCAGGTTGATGCCGTGTCGGTAAATCCAGATACATTGGAGATTGTGGACAAAACCGATTTCAACGCCTTCCCGCTCGCCGCCAAACTCACCCGCTGGGGCGTCGATGCGCACATGGGCGTGTTATTCGGTCTGCCAAACCAGCTGATTCTCGCGGCATTTGGCCTTGGGCTCTGTGCGATGATCGTGTGGGGCTATCGGATGTGGTGGATACGTCGTCCAAAATCGCGTCATGACGCGAATCCGGTCAACACACTAACAGCGGCATTGCTACGGGTTCCTGTCTTTCACCGGGTGCTCATTGCGCTCATTACACTGCTGCTGGCAGTGAGTTTGCCCGTTATGGGGATCAGCCTGCTCATCTTCCTGCTGATTGACGTTGTTCGGTGGTATATGAGCCATCCAAAGCAGGATATCGTCAAAAGCTGA
- a CDS encoding NUDIX domain-containing protein gives MQKIRAKAVCLFRNDGKILLAEGYDPIKDEHYVLPLGGGIEFGESSQAAAEREVQEEISAATSDFSLLGVSENIFSCNGKPGHEIVFVYEARFQDELLYQQDIIHGIETNGVPIVTRWFDIDLLRSGEINFYPHGIVDMI, from the coding sequence ATGCAAAAGATCAGAGCAAAAGCAGTTTGTCTTTTCCGAAACGATGGCAAGATTCTGTTAGCTGAAGGGTATGACCCCATAAAAGATGAGCACTATGTTTTGCCTCTCGGTGGTGGCATCGAGTTTGGTGAATCGTCGCAGGCGGCGGCGGAGAGGGAAGTTCAGGAAGAAATTAGCGCAGCGACCAGTGACTTTTCGCTGTTGGGCGTTTCAGAGAATATCTTTTCCTGCAATGGCAAGCCAGGGCATGAAATTGTCTTTGTCTATGAAGCTCGCTTTCAAGATGAGTTGCTTTATCAGCAAGATATCATCCATGGTATAGAGACAAACGGCGTTCCGATCGTGACCCGTTGGTTTGATATTGATTTGCTGCGCTCCGGGGAAATCAATTTTTATCCTCATGGTATAGTGGACATGATTTAG
- a CDS encoding DUF2946 domain-containing protein, which translates to MPLSALRRRSFPAWVGIFAILTIFIAPVISQTLVLHEHGLYEVGTTTNSTTTTHSTTAHDTTAPASHSGSIAEPHHNHTGNAMPEHHSAQLHHSPSSPSMMMDHAACGYCVLFSYTPALFTTDSPNPILTSSLSEALVIHFISRIVLPERYASPIVRAPPF; encoded by the coding sequence ATGCCTTTGTCCGCATTACGACGGCGAAGTTTCCCAGCCTGGGTCGGCATCTTCGCTATTTTGACCATCTTCATTGCCCCAGTGATTTCACAAACACTGGTACTCCACGAGCACGGGCTTTATGAAGTTGGTACAACCACAAACAGTACGACCACCACACATAGTACTACCGCGCATGATACAACTGCGCCCGCTAGTCACAGCGGCAGTATAGCTGAACCGCATCATAATCATACTGGCAACGCGATGCCCGAGCATCACTCGGCGCAATTACACCATTCTCCCTCATCGCCGTCCATGATGATGGATCATGCTGCATGCGGCTACTGTGTACTTTTTTCGTATACGCCAGCACTGTTCACAACAGACTCCCCTAATCCCATACTGACGTCATCTTTATCAGAAGCGTTGGTTATTCACTTTATTTCTCGCATTGTCCTTCCTGAACGCTACGCCTCTCCCATCGTACGCGCGCCACCTTTCTGA
- a CDS encoding DNA-binding response regulator — protein MNSEVPQNERPISNVLGIDSHISDMEMLGNIVEEIIQSGHSVSNKAIIAKLIHKIETEANTAFQEKYRTLLDLIVYKTQDDFLI, from the coding sequence ATGAATTCAGAGGTACCTCAAAACGAGCGCCCGATATCTAATGTCCTCGGCATTGATTCCCACATCAGTGACATGGAAATGCTCGGCAACATTGTGGAAGAAATCATCCAATCCGGCCATTCCGTCAGCAACAAGGCCATCATCGCTAAATTAATTCACAAAATTGAAACAGAAGCCAACACCGCTTTTCAGGAAAAATATCGAACCCTGCTGGATTTGATAGTTTATAAAACTCAGGATGATTTCCTGATTTAA
- a CDS encoding isochorismatase family protein: protein MQVLIAIDMQNAVFAMPRARQTQTVALINQLSGAADRTIFIQHEGDGMLSGGEGWQLLPELHQPEGSMSITKTACDAFYRTSLADVLADLGVNHLTICGCATDYCVDATIKNAASRGYALTIASDAHTTANRGELKAEQLITHYNNVWRDFIIPGNTITVETTENIVASWNASR, encoded by the coding sequence ATGCAGGTTTTGATAGCCATTGATATGCAGAATGCAGTGTTTGCAATGCCAAGAGCGCGACAAACGCAGACCGTCGCATTGATAAACCAGCTTTCAGGTGCAGCAGATCGGACGATTTTTATTCAGCACGAAGGGGATGGAATGCTGTCAGGCGGCGAGGGATGGCAGTTATTACCTGAGCTGCACCAGCCAGAGGGCAGTATGTCGATAACAAAAACAGCGTGCGATGCGTTTTATCGTACGTCGTTGGCCGATGTGTTGGCTGATTTGGGTGTTAATCACCTGACGATTTGCGGATGTGCGACGGATTATTGCGTTGATGCAACCATTAAAAATGCGGCTAGCCGTGGTTATGCGTTGACGATTGCTTCTGATGCACACACGACGGCTAATCGCGGTGAGTTGAAAGCAGAGCAACTAATCACGCATTACAATAATGTGTGGCGGGATTTTATTATTCCGGGTAACACGATTACGGTAGAAACAACGGAAAACATTGTTGCTTCATGGAATGCGAGCCGCTAG
- a CDS encoding glucan biosynthesis protein G: protein MLSVSAVPAWAFSIDDVAQQAEKLAQKGFEAPKSNLPAQFRDMKFADYQQIRFNNDKSYWNNVQTPFKLQFYHQGMYFDTPVKINEVTATTVDEIKYAPEFFDFGPVNHDPESVKNLGFAGFKVLYPINKADKNDEIVSMLGASYFRVVGKGQIYGLSARGLAIDTALPSGEEFPRFREFWIERPKPNDKHLVIYALLDSPRAAGAYRFTVYPGRDSVVDVQAKVFLRDKVGKLGIAPLTSMYLFGPNQPSPTLNYRPALNDSNGLSIHAGNGEWIWRPLNNPKHLSVSTYAVENPKGFGLLQRGRDFTAYEDLDDRYDLRPSGWIEPKGEWGKGKVELVEIPTADETNDNIVAFWTPDVLPETGKPLDVKYRLHFTRDEDQLHSPNIAYVQQTRRSAGDVKQSNLIRQPDGTIAYIVDFIGPNLKELDENAPVASQVSIGDNGEIVENNVRYNPVTHGWRLTLRVRVKDAKQPTEMRAALVNGETTLTETWSNQLPANE from the coding sequence ATGCTGTCTGTAAGCGCAGTGCCTGCTTGGGCATTCTCTATTGATGACGTTGCACAGCAGGCTGAAAAGCTGGCACAAAAGGGTTTTGAAGCGCCGAAAAGTAATCTTCCTGCGCAATTTCGTGATATGAAATTTGCGGACTATCAGCAAATTCGTTTCAATAACGATAAGTCATACTGGAATAATGTACAGACGCCATTCAAACTCCAGTTTTACCATCAGGGGATGTATTTCGATACTCCGGTGAAAATTAATGAAGTCACCGCGACAACGGTTGATGAGATTAAATACGCTCCTGAGTTCTTTGATTTTGGCCCCGTTAACCATGATCCTGAGTCGGTTAAAAATCTCGGCTTTGCCGGTTTTAAAGTTCTCTATCCGATCAATAAAGCCGATAAGAACGATGAAATTGTCAGTATGCTGGGTGCCAGCTATTTCCGTGTGGTAGGTAAAGGCCAGATTTATGGCTTGTCTGCCCGTGGTCTTGCCATCGATACCGCATTGCCTTCCGGCGAAGAATTCCCTCGCTTCCGTGAGTTCTGGATTGAACGTCCCAAACCAAATGATAAACACTTGGTTATTTATGCGCTGCTGGATTCTCCACGTGCCGCAGGGGCTTACCGCTTTACCGTTTATCCGGGGCGTGACAGCGTAGTAGACGTTCAGGCTAAAGTCTTCCTGCGTGACAAAGTGGGCAAGCTGGGCATTGCTCCGCTGACCAGTATGTATCTGTTTGGGCCGAACCAGCCGTCGCCGACGCTGAACTATCGTCCGGCGCTCAACGACTCGAACGGCTTGTCAATTCATGCCGGTAATGGTGAATGGATTTGGCGTCCGCTGAATAATCCGAAGCATCTGTCTGTGAGCACCTATGCGGTAGAAAATCCGAAAGGATTTGGTCTGCTGCAACGCGGACGTGATTTTACCGCCTATGAAGATCTTGATGACCGTTACGATCTGCGTCCAAGCGGTTGGATTGAGCCGAAAGGCGAGTGGGGTAAAGGGAAGGTTGAGCTGGTTGAAATCCCTACCGCAGATGAAACTAACGACAATATCGTTGCTTTCTGGACGCCTGATGTGTTGCCAGAAACGGGCAAACCACTGGATGTTAAATATCGTCTGCACTTTACGCGCGATGAAGATCAATTACATTCCCCGAATATTGCTTATGTCCAACAGACTCGTCGTTCTGCCGGTGATGTTAAACAATCTAACCTGATCCGCCAGCCTGACGGCACGATCGCTTATATTGTTGATTTCATTGGACCGAATTTGAAAGAGTTGGATGAGAACGCTCCGGTAGCCTCTCAGGTCAGCATCGGCGATAACGGCGAGATTGTAGAAAATAATGTTCGCTATAACCCAGTAACTCATGGTTGGCGTCTGACGCTGCGTGTGCGTGTGAAAGATGCGAAACAGCCGACTGAAATGAGAGCTGCGTTGGTTAATGGCGAGACGACATTGACTGAAACCTGGAGCAATCAGCTACCTGCTAATGAATAA
- a CDS encoding GhoT/OrtT family toxin, whose translation MPHHSFWELIKLTYMIGFVVSLFVTFLLSKDKSLFIRFFASLIVGLTWPLSFPVVLLFSIF comes from the coding sequence GTGCCACATCACTCCTTCTGGGAACTCATAAAACTAACCTACATGATCGGTTTTGTCGTTTCCCTGTTCGTTACTTTCTTGTTAAGTAAAGACAAATCCCTGTTCATCCGATTTTTTGCTTCGTTAATAGTCGGTCTAACCTGGCCGTTGAGCTTTCCTGTCGTCCTGCTGTTCTCCATTTTTTGA
- the mdoH gene encoding glucans biosynthesis glucosyltransferase MdoH — protein MNKSTSSLDYIEKLPLPAEQAEVLREKLPQAAWNDQAVLHQALSEGSQPEGNQVNVQAEDDVALHSVQARLEMAWADGLDNGKQLGTDREGRAALKAMPVITRASMFPDVWRTNPLIRWWESLLGRTVPPRPHYSPEEKISENRWRLVGTIRRYILLALTLFQTAIATWYMKTILPYQGWALIDPFEMAGQPWTRSLMQLLPYVLQSGILVLFAVLFCWVSAGFWTALMGFLQLLIGRDKYSISSTTVGDEALNPEHRTALIMPICNEDVERVFAGLRATYESVEATGNLEHFDIYVLSDSNDPDICVAEQKAWMELCRDVGGAGRIFYRRRRRRVKRKSGNIDDFCRRWGNQYSYMVILDADSVMSGECLTSLVRLMEANPNAGIIQSSPKASGMDTLYARCQQFATRVYGPLFTAGLHFWQLGESHYWGHNAIIRVKPFIEHCALAPLPGEGSFAGAILSHDFVEAALMRRAGWGVWIAYDLPGSYEELPPNLLDELKRDRRWCHGNLMNFRLFLVKGMHPVHRAVFLTGVMSYLSAPLWFMFLVLSTALQVVHTLMEPQYFLQPRQLFPVWPQWRPELAIALFSTTLVLLFLPKLLSVILVWAKGAKEYGGAFRVFLSLLLEMLFSVLLAPVRMLFHTVFVVSAFLGWSVQWNSPQRDDDATPWSEAFVRHGSQLILGLVWAIGMAWLDLRFLWWLSPIVFSLILSPVVSVYSSRAALGLGCKRAKLLLIPEEFNPPRELVATDEYCRLNHQRRLDDGFMQAVFDPSVNALASAMATARHRFSRAIEDVREQNVREALNRKPEEVSNNQRLALLSDPVTISRMHYHVWQKPEAYAAWVEFYQKLPAPHIKS, from the coding sequence ATGAATAAGTCAACTTCTTCTCTCGATTACATTGAGAAACTACCTCTGCCTGCCGAGCAGGCAGAGGTTCTTCGCGAAAAATTACCGCAAGCGGCCTGGAACGATCAGGCCGTTTTGCATCAGGCCCTGTCTGAAGGTAGCCAGCCTGAAGGTAACCAAGTTAATGTTCAGGCTGAAGACGATGTTGCGCTACATTCTGTGCAGGCGCGTCTTGAAATGGCTTGGGCTGATGGTCTGGACAACGGTAAGCAACTCGGTACAGACAGAGAAGGGCGGGCGGCATTAAAAGCGATGCCTGTCATTACCCGCGCCTCTATGTTCCCAGATGTTTGGCGGACGAACCCATTGATTCGCTGGTGGGAAAGCCTGCTGGGGCGTACCGTACCGCCTCGTCCTCATTACAGCCCGGAAGAGAAAATTTCCGAGAACCGTTGGCGCCTGGTGGGAACAATTCGCCGCTATATTCTGCTGGCGTTGACGCTGTTCCAGACGGCGATCGCGACGTGGTACATGAAAACCATCCTGCCTTATCAGGGCTGGGCGCTGATCGATCCGTTTGAAATGGCGGGGCAGCCTTGGACGCGTTCGTTGATGCAGTTGCTGCCTTATGTGCTGCAAAGCGGCATACTCGTTTTGTTTGCGGTACTGTTCTGCTGGGTATCGGCTGGGTTCTGGACCGCGCTGATGGGGTTTCTACAACTGCTTATTGGTCGAGATAAATACAGTATCTCTTCCACGACGGTAGGTGACGAGGCCCTGAATCCTGAGCATCGCACGGCGTTAATCATGCCGATTTGTAACGAAGACGTAGAACGTGTGTTTGCGGGGCTACGTGCGACGTATGAATCGGTTGAAGCGACGGGTAATCTTGAGCATTTTGATATTTACGTTCTGAGCGACAGTAACGATCCCGATATCTGTGTAGCAGAGCAAAAAGCCTGGATGGAGCTGTGCCGCGATGTTGGGGGAGCAGGGCGTATTTTCTATCGCCGTCGCCGTCGCCGCGTCAAACGTAAGAGCGGCAATATCGATGACTTCTGCCGCCGCTGGGGTAACCAGTATAGTTACATGGTGATTCTGGATGCCGATAGCGTCATGAGTGGCGAATGTCTGACATCTCTGGTCAGACTGATGGAAGCGAATCCGAACGCTGGCATCATTCAGTCTTCGCCGAAAGCTTCTGGCATGGATACACTGTATGCGCGCTGTCAGCAGTTTGCGACGCGTGTTTATGGCCCATTGTTCACCGCAGGTCTGCATTTTTGGCAGTTGGGTGAGTCGCATTACTGGGGACATAACGCGATTATCCGCGTTAAACCGTTCATTGAGCATTGTGCACTAGCACCTCTGCCGGGTGAAGGTTCGTTCGCTGGTGCGATTCTTTCTCACGACTTCGTTGAAGCTGCGCTGATGCGTCGTGCGGGGTGGGGCGTTTGGATTGCATACGACCTCCCGGGAAGCTATGAAGAGCTGCCGCCTAACCTGTTGGATGAACTGAAACGTGACCGCCGCTGGTGCCATGGTAACCTGATGAATTTCCGGTTGTTCTTGGTTAAAGGCATGCATCCGGTTCACCGCGCAGTTTTCCTGACTGGCGTGATGTCCTATCTGTCTGCACCGTTGTGGTTTATGTTCCTGGTGCTTTCTACCGCGTTGCAGGTTGTGCATACGCTGATGGAACCGCAGTACTTCTTGCAGCCCCGACAGCTGTTCCCCGTCTGGCCACAGTGGCGACCTGAACTGGCTATCGCCCTCTTCTCCACGACATTGGTTCTGTTGTTCTTGCCAAAACTGTTGAGCGTGATTCTGGTGTGGGCGAAAGGTGCAAAAGAGTACGGTGGCGCTTTCCGCGTATTCCTTTCTCTGTTGCTGGAAATGCTGTTCTCGGTTCTGCTGGCACCGGTTCGTATGTTGTTCCACACGGTGTTTGTTGTCAGCGCGTTCCTCGGTTGGTCGGTGCAGTGGAATTCTCCACAGCGTGACGACGACGCAACGCCGTGGAGTGAGGCATTTGTGCGCCATGGTTCCCAACTGATTCTGGGACTGGTCTGGGCGATTGGTATGGCGTGGTTGGATCTGCGCTTCTTGTGGTGGCTGTCGCCGATTGTCTTCTCACTGATTTTGTCGCCGGTGGTGTCGGTTTATTCGAGTCGTGCAGCATTAGGGCTGGGTTGTAAACGTGCGAAGCTGCTGCTGATACCGGAAGAATTCAATCCACCGCGTGAACTGGTTGCTACGGATGAATATTGTCGATTGAACCACCAGCGTAGACTCGATGACGGGTTTATGCAGGCCGTTTTTGATCCGTCAGTTAACGCTCTTGCCAGTGCAATGGCGACGGCGCGTCACCGCTTTAGCCGAGCGATTGAGGACGTACGTGAGCAGAATGTGCGAGAGGCCTTGAATCGTAAGCCGGAAGAGGTGAGCAATAATCAGCGCCTGGCA
- a CDS encoding DUF523 domain-containing protein produces MSNILISACLSGFPVRYNGTEKKSVGDYLIQWRKQARLITFCPELAAGFPTPRPSAEIIPASGSNSVIKAGAKVVEATGGDVTERYILGAWLTLQMAQQHNCRFALLTEGSPSCGSNIIYSGRFDGSQTAGNGVTAELLRHHGIEVFSDRDIERLIERVEYCDRHANA; encoded by the coding sequence ATGAGTAATATTCTGATCAGCGCCTGTCTTTCCGGCTTTCCCGTTCGTTATAACGGTACTGAAAAGAAATCTGTCGGCGACTATCTCATCCAGTGGCGCAAACAGGCGAGGCTGATTACGTTTTGTCCGGAATTGGCCGCAGGTTTCCCAACCCCTAGACCTTCAGCAGAGATTATTCCGGCTTCTGGTAGCAATTCGGTTATCAAGGCTGGAGCCAAAGTTGTCGAAGCCACCGGCGGCGATGTGACCGAGCGTTATATTCTGGGAGCCTGGCTAACGCTGCAAATGGCGCAACAGCATAACTGCCGCTTCGCTCTCCTTACGGAAGGAAGCCCATCCTGTGGCAGCAACATCATATACAGCGGGCGATTTGATGGTTCACAAACGGCAGGCAATGGTGTTACCGCAGAGTTGCTGCGTCACCACGGTATCGAAGTGTTTTCCGATCGCGATATCGAGCGGTTGATCGAACGCGTTGAATATTGCGATCGCCATGCTAACGCATAG